A genomic window from Micromonospora sp. WMMA1947 includes:
- the ngcE gene encoding N-acetylglucosamine/diacetylchitobiose ABC transporter substrate-binding protein produces MSVTPEKFGDVSRRTLLRRAAAAGLLAVPAAGLLSACAGSEPSKSDGGGAAKSKDNPFGVKDGSAVKVVVFNGGLGDQWAKEDKVIFNAKHPNITVNMSSTQKIKTEEQPKMATQPSDLVMNSGADMMDRSTLINEGAIEPLDDLLTAPAWDSEGTVADSLLPGTVADGTQNGKFYVVNVAYTVWGNWYNAALFKKEGWTAPTTWDEFFALAPKIKAKGMAPYVHDAVHGYYPRWALFASIWKAVGKQAVVDIDNLKDGAWKADGIVAALEPWEKLVKDKLLLPGKLDHTQSQQAFLDGKAAFIQVGTWLKNEMAATIPPGFEMTISDYWSKSGDKAAKDVFASSGEGFVVPSKAPNKEAAKEFLRAILSKAGSAKFAELTKSLASTKGSGDNVQDTALASANSLMKNGSSDLISVKFPDFYADLDKESQNLSEELMAGRLTAQQFVDKMQAAADKVAKDSSIKKQTRTA; encoded by the coding sequence CTGCTGAGCGCGTGCGCCGGCAGCGAGCCGAGCAAGTCCGACGGCGGCGGCGCGGCCAAGAGCAAGGACAACCCGTTCGGCGTCAAGGACGGCAGCGCGGTCAAGGTGGTCGTCTTCAACGGTGGCCTGGGCGACCAGTGGGCCAAGGAAGACAAGGTCATCTTCAACGCCAAGCACCCGAACATCACGGTCAACATGTCTTCGACCCAGAAGATCAAGACCGAAGAGCAGCCCAAGATGGCGACGCAGCCGAGCGACCTGGTGATGAACTCGGGCGCCGACATGATGGACCGCAGCACGCTGATCAACGAGGGCGCGATCGAGCCGCTGGACGACCTGCTCACCGCGCCGGCCTGGGACAGCGAGGGGACGGTGGCCGACAGCCTGCTGCCGGGCACCGTCGCCGACGGTACGCAGAACGGCAAGTTCTACGTCGTGAACGTGGCGTACACGGTGTGGGGCAACTGGTACAACGCGGCACTGTTCAAGAAGGAGGGCTGGACGGCGCCGACCACCTGGGACGAGTTCTTCGCGCTCGCGCCGAAGATCAAGGCCAAGGGCATGGCGCCGTACGTGCACGACGCGGTGCACGGCTACTACCCGCGCTGGGCGCTGTTCGCCAGCATCTGGAAGGCGGTCGGCAAGCAGGCCGTCGTCGACATCGACAACCTGAAGGACGGCGCCTGGAAGGCCGACGGCATCGTCGCGGCGCTGGAGCCGTGGGAGAAGCTGGTCAAGGACAAGCTGCTGCTGCCGGGCAAGCTCGACCACACCCAGTCGCAGCAGGCGTTCCTGGACGGCAAGGCGGCCTTCATCCAGGTCGGCACCTGGCTGAAGAACGAGATGGCCGCGACCATCCCGCCGGGCTTCGAGATGACCATCTCCGACTACTGGAGCAAGAGCGGCGACAAGGCCGCCAAGGACGTCTTCGCCTCCTCCGGCGAGGGCTTCGTGGTGCCCAGCAAGGCCCCGAACAAGGAGGCCGCGAAGGAGTTCCTGCGGGCCATCCTGTCCAAGGCCGGCTCGGCGAAGTTCGCCGAGCTGACCAAGTCGCTGGCCTCCACCAAGGGCTCCGGCGACAACGTCCAGGACACCGCGCTGGCGTCGGCGAACTCGCTGATGAAGAACGGCAGCTCGGACCTGATCTCGGTGAAGTTCCCGGACTTCTACGCCGACCTGGACAAGGAGAGCCAGAACCTCTCCGAGGAGCTGATGGCCGGCCGCCTGACCGCGCAGCAGTTCGTCGACAAGATGCAGGCGGCCGCCGACAAGGTCGCCAAGGACTCGTCGATCAAGAAGCAGACCCGCACCGCCTGA
- a CDS encoding sugar ABC transporter permease, translating to MRHGVARFVTGFLALPVALYLFYVVWPFAQAAGYSLTDWGGYSDSQRFVGLDNYVRLFSDELIRKAFWHNVFFLVTVPLFTIALALFLAFLLNVGGREDRAGIRGVFGSGIYKVIFFFPQVLSLVVIAVMWQQIYRTDGQGLINGLLIKIGLVDADNPIAFTADPEPFLGVPAVLWWLLFIAVWSGAGFYMVLFSAAMQSIPKDIYEAAILDGAGRFHTFFKVTLPLLRDSISVAWVYLGFIALDMYALVFVMTPSQGGPNHASEIFASVIQFNAFQKGQFGYACAIAVALAIFTILLAALQLRITRRERIEY from the coding sequence ATGCGGCACGGAGTCGCGCGTTTCGTCACGGGCTTCCTGGCCCTGCCCGTCGCGCTGTACCTGTTCTACGTGGTGTGGCCGTTCGCCCAGGCGGCGGGATACTCGCTGACCGACTGGGGCGGGTACTCCGATTCCCAGCGCTTCGTCGGGCTGGACAACTACGTCCGGCTGTTCTCCGACGAGCTGATCCGGAAGGCGTTCTGGCACAACGTGTTCTTCCTGGTCACCGTGCCGCTGTTCACGATCGCGCTGGCCCTGTTCCTCGCGTTCCTGCTCAACGTGGGCGGACGCGAGGACAGGGCCGGCATCCGCGGGGTGTTCGGCTCCGGGATCTACAAGGTCATCTTCTTCTTCCCGCAGGTGCTGTCGCTGGTGGTCATCGCCGTCATGTGGCAGCAGATCTACCGCACCGACGGGCAGGGCCTGATCAACGGCCTGCTCATCAAGATCGGGCTGGTCGACGCGGACAACCCGATCGCCTTCACCGCCGACCCGGAGCCGTTCCTCGGCGTGCCGGCGGTGCTCTGGTGGTTGCTGTTCATCGCGGTGTGGAGCGGCGCCGGCTTCTACATGGTGCTGTTCTCCGCCGCGATGCAGTCGATCCCGAAGGACATCTACGAGGCCGCGATCCTCGACGGCGCGGGCCGGTTCCACACGTTCTTCAAGGTGACGCTGCCGCTGCTGCGGGACAGCATCTCGGTCGCCTGGGTCTATCTGGGCTTCATCGCGCTGGACATGTACGCGCTGGTCTTCGTCATGACGCCGAGCCAGGGCGGGCCGAACCACGCCAGCGAGATCTTCGCCTCGGTGATCCAGTTCAACGCGTTCCAGAAGGGCCAGTTCGGTTACGCCTGCGCGATCGCCGTCGCGCTGGCCATCTTCACCATTCTGCTGGCCGCGCTCCAGCTGAGGATCACCCGCCGTGAGCGGATCGAGTACTGA
- a CDS encoding carbohydrate ABC transporter permease — MSTVTHTSGPARSDTAPPDRPPADRRNVGNGFGGRIFNGFSHLFLAVWAIMVVYPLLWVVMSALKTDSEVIREPLSLIPDALQWDNFARAWTAGIDSFFLNTLLVLVFSVTLTMLLGSMAAYALARYEFRGNRLIYWMFLSGLTLPIYLAAVPLFKGVYNTGVSLPLLGPNKHLMLILVYVAWSLSFTIFFMHSFFRTLPDSIAEAAQVDGASHTRTFFSVMLPMAKPGLISIGIFNVLGQWNQWYLPTLLMQSVSGEPKNQVIAQGLIELSVNQGYKSDWSGLFAGVTMAMLPVLIVYIVFQRQVQSGLTAGVGK; from the coding sequence ATGAGCACTGTGACCCACACCTCCGGTCCGGCCCGGTCCGACACGGCACCGCCGGACCGGCCGCCGGCGGACCGGCGGAACGTCGGCAACGGCTTCGGCGGCCGCATCTTCAACGGTTTCTCGCACCTGTTCCTCGCGGTCTGGGCGATCATGGTGGTCTACCCGCTGCTGTGGGTGGTGATGTCGGCGCTCAAGACCGACTCGGAGGTGATCCGCGAACCGCTGTCGCTGATCCCCGACGCGTTGCAGTGGGACAACTTCGCCCGCGCCTGGACCGCCGGGATCGACAGCTTCTTCCTCAACACGCTGCTCGTGCTGGTGTTCAGCGTGACGCTGACGATGCTGCTCGGCTCGATGGCCGCGTACGCCCTGGCGCGCTACGAGTTCCGCGGCAACCGGCTGATCTACTGGATGTTCCTGTCCGGGCTGACGCTGCCGATCTACCTGGCCGCGGTGCCGCTGTTCAAGGGCGTCTACAACACCGGCGTCAGCCTCCCGTTGCTCGGCCCGAACAAGCACCTCATGCTGATCCTGGTCTACGTGGCGTGGTCGCTGTCGTTCACGATCTTCTTCATGCACTCGTTCTTCCGGACGCTGCCCGACTCGATCGCCGAGGCGGCCCAGGTCGACGGGGCGTCGCACACCCGCACGTTCTTCAGCGTGATGCTCCCGATGGCCAAGCCGGGCCTGATCAGCATCGGCATCTTCAACGTGCTCGGCCAGTGGAACCAGTGGTACCTGCCGACGCTGCTCATGCAGTCGGTGTCCGGCGAGCCGAAGAACCAGGTGATCGCCCAGGGGTTGATCGAGCTGTCGGTCAACCAGGGCTACAAGTCGGACTGGTCCGGACTGTTCGCCGGGGTGACCATGGCGATGCTTCCGGTGCTGATCGTGTACATCGTCTTCCAGCGCCAGGTGCAGTCCGGCCTCACCGCCGGCGTCGGCAAGTAA
- a CDS encoding bifunctional 3'-5' exonuclease/DNA polymerase: MLVAVEADERGGGVLQPLRADGTPSGPPEEVADLATAVAAREAAGHPRWLWAAWAGVYPALLRAGVRLDRCHDVELTEALLLGHAGRWGEPRALPAAWARVTGAPVPPDPAPRPPEPPGHAQAALFEPPSGPPGPGITALTRVYADQLARIATTTHPGRFRLLVAAESAGALVAAEMGAAGLPWRADVHDTILAGLLGEPSPVGGPPRRLAELQARIADAFGVRQVHADSPAELLRAFARAGVDLPNTRAWVLRGVEHPAAPLVLEYKELYRIWTAHGWAWRDAWVSGGRFHPEYVPGGVVSGRWATRGGGALQIPKVIRRAVVADPGWTFVVADAGQLEPRVLAAVSGDERLAAAGGAGDLYAALARDAFAGDRAKAKVALLGAMYGQTGGAAVPALAVLRKNYPTAFGYVEAAARTGEAGGLVRSWLGRTCPPGSAGFAEGEEAMPDGGADPHSPSARAARSRGRFTRNFVIQATAAEWASTLLATLRTELAGTEAELVFFQHDEVMVHCPAGQAAAVAEAVTAAGARATGLLFGDTPVRFPLDLSSVDCYADAA, encoded by the coding sequence GTGCTGGTGGCGGTGGAGGCGGACGAGCGAGGCGGCGGCGTGCTGCAACCGCTGCGCGCCGACGGCACCCCGTCCGGCCCGCCCGAGGAGGTGGCCGACCTGGCCACCGCCGTCGCCGCCCGGGAGGCCGCCGGCCACCCCCGCTGGCTGTGGGCCGCCTGGGCCGGCGTCTACCCGGCGCTGCTGCGCGCCGGGGTGCGGCTCGACCGCTGCCACGACGTCGAGCTGACCGAGGCGCTCCTGCTCGGGCACGCCGGCCGGTGGGGCGAGCCCCGCGCGCTACCGGCCGCCTGGGCCCGGGTCACCGGCGCGCCGGTCCCGCCGGACCCGGCGCCCCGCCCGCCCGAGCCGCCGGGCCACGCCCAGGCCGCGCTGTTCGAGCCGCCGTCCGGCCCGCCCGGTCCGGGCATCACGGCGTTGACCCGGGTGTACGCCGACCAGCTCGCCCGGATCGCCACGACCACCCACCCCGGCCGGTTCCGGCTGCTGGTGGCCGCCGAGTCGGCGGGCGCGCTGGTGGCGGCCGAGATGGGCGCGGCCGGGCTGCCGTGGCGCGCCGACGTGCACGACACGATTCTGGCCGGCCTGCTCGGCGAGCCGTCCCCGGTCGGCGGGCCGCCGCGCCGGCTGGCCGAGTTGCAGGCCCGGATCGCTGACGCGTTCGGCGTACGCCAGGTGCACGCCGACTCGCCCGCGGAGCTGTTGCGGGCGTTCGCCCGCGCGGGCGTGGACCTGCCGAACACGCGCGCCTGGGTGCTGCGCGGGGTGGAGCATCCGGCGGCGCCGCTGGTCCTGGAGTACAAGGAGCTGTACCGGATCTGGACGGCGCACGGCTGGGCCTGGCGCGACGCCTGGGTGTCCGGCGGCCGGTTCCACCCGGAGTACGTGCCGGGCGGCGTGGTCTCCGGCCGCTGGGCGACCCGGGGCGGCGGGGCGTTGCAGATTCCGAAGGTGATCCGGCGGGCGGTGGTGGCGGACCCGGGCTGGACGTTCGTGGTCGCCGACGCGGGCCAGCTCGAACCGCGCGTGCTCGCGGCGGTCTCCGGCGACGAGCGGCTCGCCGCGGCGGGCGGTGCCGGTGACCTGTACGCCGCGCTGGCCCGGGACGCGTTCGCCGGTGACCGGGCGAAGGCCAAGGTGGCCCTGCTCGGGGCGATGTACGGGCAGACCGGCGGGGCGGCCGTGCCGGCCCTGGCGGTGCTGCGGAAGAACTATCCGACCGCGTTCGGCTACGTGGAGGCGGCGGCCCGCACCGGTGAGGCGGGCGGGCTGGTCCGGTCGTGGTTGGGGCGCACCTGTCCGCCCGGGTCGGCGGGGTTCGCCGAGGGGGAGGAGGCGATGCCGGACGGCGGGGCCGATCCGCACAGCCCGTCGGCGCGGGCGGCCCGTTCACGTGGGCGTTTCACCCGCAACTTCGTCATCCAGGCCACCGCCGCCGAGTGGGCCTCCACGCTGCTGGCGACGCTGCGTACCGAGCTGGCCGGCACGGAGGCGGAGCTGGTCTTCTTCCAGCACGACGAGGTGATGGTGCACTGCCCGGCCGGGCAGGCGGCGGCGGTCGCCGAGGCGGTCACCGCCGCCGGGGCGCGGGCCACAGGGCTGCTGTTCGGCGACACCCCGGTCCGGTTCCCGCTGGACCTGTCGTCAGTGGACTGCTACGCGGACGCGGCATAG
- a CDS encoding nucleotidyltransferase family protein — protein MIIAAGGGRRIGGPEALLHQGEKPLVSQMIDTMAEAGCAQVVVVLGAAAEQVRQTTDLTGATVVVNRAWGTGVGSSIRAGLAALTDDDIEAVVVVPVDMPGLTATAVRRVTALPYPDVLVCATYDGLRGYPMLFGRRHWSGIATLASADVGARPYLLAHKDQIVDIACDSVADGSRIDSPELMALYGLSIPEQRVGA, from the coding sequence ATGATCATCGCCGCCGGTGGCGGCCGCCGCATCGGCGGACCCGAAGCGCTGCTGCACCAGGGCGAGAAGCCGCTGGTCAGCCAGATGATCGACACGATGGCCGAGGCGGGCTGCGCGCAGGTCGTGGTCGTCCTGGGCGCGGCGGCCGAGCAGGTGCGGCAGACCACCGACCTGACCGGCGCCACAGTGGTGGTCAACCGCGCGTGGGGCACCGGGGTGGGCTCCTCGATCCGGGCCGGGCTCGCCGCGCTCACCGACGACGACATCGAGGCGGTGGTCGTGGTGCCGGTGGACATGCCCGGGCTCACCGCGACGGCGGTCCGCCGGGTGACCGCCCTGCCGTATCCGGACGTGCTGGTCTGCGCCACCTACGACGGGCTGCGCGGCTACCCGATGCTGTTCGGCCGCCGGCACTGGTCCGGCATCGCCACGCTCGCCAGCGCCGACGTCGGGGCCCGACCGTACCTGCTGGCGCACAAGGACCAGATCGTCGACATCGCCTGCGACTCGGTGGCCGACGGCAGCCGGATCGACAGCCCGGAGCTGATGGCGCTCTACGGCCTGTCCATCCCCGAGCAACGCGTCGGCGCCTGA
- a CDS encoding TfoX/Sxy family protein, with protein MAYDEDLANRVRERLGGEPGITERRMFGGLAMMLRGNMAVVVRGAGGLMVRVDPAEAERALGEPGAEATVMRGREMRGWVTVSPAACERDADLARWVDRGVRYTRGLPAK; from the coding sequence GTGGCCTACGACGAGGACCTGGCGAACCGCGTACGCGAACGCCTCGGGGGTGAGCCCGGCATCACCGAGCGGCGCATGTTCGGCGGCCTGGCGATGATGCTGCGCGGCAACATGGCGGTGGTCGTGCGCGGCGCGGGCGGCCTGATGGTCCGGGTCGACCCGGCCGAGGCCGAACGTGCCCTGGGCGAGCCCGGCGCCGAGGCGACAGTCATGCGGGGCCGGGAGATGCGCGGCTGGGTCACCGTGTCGCCGGCCGCCTGCGAGCGCGACGCCGACCTGGCCCGCTGGGTCGACCGGGGCGTCCGCTACACGCGCGGCCTCCCGGCGAAGTAG
- a CDS encoding VOC family protein, translating to MAVHLYAVSLDAADPRRLARFWSGVLGREIFDDPREGVALGGDAHSDVRIRFLPSEAPKTVQNRIHFDLTSASPQAQRETVDRALALGGRHIDIGQGPDDDQVVLADPEGNELCVIGAGNTFLAGCGPLGAINCDGTRAAGLFWTEALGWPLVWDQDEETAIQSPRGGAKVTWSGPPLMPSGGRDRVHLDLVAAGDRGAEADRLLALGATRVGTGRHTADDLVLADPDGTEFCLLTAR from the coding sequence ATGGCGGTTCACCTCTACGCGGTCAGCCTCGACGCGGCCGACCCGCGCCGGCTCGCGCGGTTCTGGTCCGGCGTGCTGGGCCGGGAGATCTTTGACGACCCGCGCGAGGGCGTGGCGCTGGGCGGCGACGCACACAGCGACGTCCGCATCCGGTTCCTGCCCAGCGAGGCGCCCAAGACGGTGCAGAACCGCATCCACTTCGACCTGACGAGCGCGTCGCCGCAGGCCCAGCGGGAGACGGTCGACCGGGCGCTGGCACTGGGCGGCCGGCACATCGACATCGGCCAGGGCCCGGACGACGACCAGGTGGTGCTCGCCGACCCCGAGGGCAACGAGCTCTGCGTCATCGGCGCGGGCAACACCTTCCTCGCCGGCTGCGGCCCGCTCGGCGCGATCAACTGCGACGGCACCCGGGCGGCCGGCCTCTTCTGGACCGAGGCGCTGGGCTGGCCGCTGGTCTGGGACCAGGACGAGGAGACCGCGATCCAGTCGCCGCGCGGAGGCGCGAAGGTCACCTGGAGCGGCCCGCCGCTGATGCCCAGCGGCGGGCGGGACCGCGTACACCTGGACCTGGTCGCGGCCGGTGACCGGGGCGCGGAGGCCGACCGGCTGCTCGCGCTCGGCGCGACCCGGGTCGGCACGGGCCGGCACACCGCCGACGACCTGGTGCTGGCCGATCCGGACGGCACCGAGTTCTGCCTGCTGACGGCCCGGTGA
- a CDS encoding DUF4127 family protein encodes MKRRTLLAATGAAGLATVALGGPAFARPAGRRPSVALVPLDDRPVNTYCAEMTGASADAEVLLPPRNLLGRFFTPGDGAGIARWLDGVDGVDGYVISVSMLAYGGLIASRTAAPALADALRNLEAIRRLRARRSDAVIEVHDTIQRLAITSTGTDLDNYRDLLVQWAKLYDQVVNLGQESLRGQLDAVRARIPDAVVEDYLAARARNHQVNRLMVEWVADGTISHLVLSEDDTAPVGLARAERVELEALVARLGVGDRVEIFPGADEVNALLVARVVAAGAAPTYRVEYAGVSGEGWTAALEGIPFAENIRRHVTSVGGRVVTGDADIVLAVNTPSATAGQRTADLDAFVGRIGELLAAGTPVIVVDPLIVNKGDHDLVSRMEARLDLPALLSYSGWNTGGNALGLALAHGTARWAYLRSSGSGFGVPELRGPAQAHAECLLYRFVKDDPWKNVVQVEAYAHARAQGWDPLALTAEQKRYFDGWVRDRLVPLTERYFADHFAGHELVLGVRGRKTFTATLNRVTAVRVELPWDRLFEVMLEPSLRLR; translated from the coding sequence ATGAAGAGAAGAACCCTTCTTGCGGCCACCGGCGCGGCCGGCCTGGCCACCGTCGCCCTCGGCGGCCCCGCCTTCGCCCGGCCCGCCGGCCGGCGACCGAGCGTGGCGCTGGTGCCGCTGGACGACCGGCCGGTCAACACGTACTGCGCGGAGATGACCGGTGCGAGCGCCGACGCCGAGGTGCTGTTGCCGCCGCGGAACCTGCTGGGCCGCTTCTTCACCCCCGGTGACGGTGCCGGCATCGCCCGCTGGCTCGACGGCGTCGACGGCGTCGACGGGTACGTGATCTCGGTGAGCATGCTGGCGTACGGGGGCCTGATCGCCTCGCGTACCGCCGCACCGGCCCTGGCCGACGCGTTGCGCAACCTGGAGGCGATCCGGCGGCTGCGCGCACGCCGGTCCGACGCGGTGATCGAGGTGCACGACACGATCCAGCGGCTCGCGATCACCAGCACCGGCACCGATCTGGACAACTACCGTGACCTGCTGGTCCAGTGGGCCAAGCTGTACGACCAGGTGGTCAATCTGGGCCAGGAGTCGCTGCGGGGCCAGCTCGACGCCGTGCGGGCGCGCATCCCGGACGCCGTGGTCGAGGACTACCTGGCCGCGCGGGCACGCAACCACCAGGTCAACCGGCTGATGGTGGAGTGGGTCGCGGACGGGACGATCAGCCACCTGGTGCTCTCCGAGGACGACACCGCGCCGGTCGGCCTGGCCCGCGCCGAGCGGGTCGAGCTGGAGGCGCTGGTGGCGCGGCTCGGCGTCGGCGACCGGGTGGAGATCTTCCCCGGCGCCGACGAGGTCAACGCGCTGCTCGTCGCGCGGGTCGTCGCCGCCGGCGCCGCGCCCACCTACCGGGTGGAGTACGCCGGGGTGTCCGGGGAGGGCTGGACCGCCGCGCTGGAGGGCATCCCGTTCGCGGAGAACATCCGCCGGCACGTCACCTCGGTGGGCGGCCGGGTGGTGACCGGCGACGCGGACATCGTCCTCGCGGTGAACACCCCCTCGGCCACGGCCGGGCAGCGGACCGCCGACCTGGACGCGTTCGTCGGCCGCATCGGTGAGCTGCTGGCCGCCGGCACCCCGGTGATCGTGGTGGACCCGCTGATCGTCAACAAGGGCGACCACGACCTGGTGTCCCGGATGGAGGCCCGCCTGGACCTGCCGGCGCTGCTGTCGTACTCGGGGTGGAACACCGGCGGCAACGCGCTCGGGCTGGCGCTCGCGCACGGCACCGCGCGGTGGGCGTACCTGCGTTCGTCCGGCAGCGGCTTCGGCGTGCCGGAGCTGCGCGGGCCGGCCCAGGCGCACGCCGAGTGCCTGCTCTACCGGTTCGTCAAGGACGACCCGTGGAAGAACGTGGTGCAGGTCGAGGCGTACGCGCACGCCCGCGCGCAGGGCTGGGATCCGCTGGCGCTGACCGCCGAGCAGAAGCGCTACTTCGACGGCTGGGTACGCGACCGGCTGGTGCCGCTGACCGAGCGGTACTTCGCCGACCACTTCGCCGGGCACGAGCTGGTGCTCGGGGTACGCGGACGCAAGACGTTCACCGCGACGCTGAACCGGGTCACCGCGGTGCGGGTCGAGCTGCCGTGGGACCGGCTGTTCGAGGTCATGCTGGAGCCGAGCCTGCGGCTGCGCTGA
- a CDS encoding putative N-acetylmannosamine-6-phosphate 2-epimerase has translation MSVLDDLAGGLVVSCQPLPDDPGDPMRDPYVQARVAAAVVRGGAVAVRVNGPDDVRAVRAAVDVPVIGLYKHGTGGVFITPTAGHALEAARAGSHVVAVDATDRPRPDGRTFADTVRAVHEQSDALVLADVATVAEGVAAVEAGADAVATTLSGYTPASPPIDGPDLGLVARLAALLPVPVIAEGRYRTTEQISRAFEAGAHAVVTGNAVTSPLWITRRLVPATPRAASVPEKREHR, from the coding sequence GTGAGTGTCCTGGACGATCTGGCCGGCGGGCTGGTCGTGTCCTGCCAGCCCCTGCCCGACGACCCCGGCGACCCGATGCGCGACCCGTACGTCCAGGCCCGCGTGGCGGCCGCCGTGGTCCGTGGCGGTGCGGTGGCGGTCCGGGTCAACGGCCCCGACGACGTGCGGGCGGTACGCGCCGCCGTCGACGTTCCGGTGATCGGGTTGTACAAGCACGGCACGGGAGGCGTCTTCATCACCCCGACCGCCGGGCACGCGCTGGAGGCGGCGCGGGCCGGGTCGCACGTCGTGGCGGTGGACGCCACCGACCGTCCCCGGCCCGACGGCCGGACCTTCGCCGACACCGTCCGCGCCGTACACGAGCAGAGCGACGCGCTGGTCCTGGCCGACGTCGCCACTGTGGCCGAAGGCGTCGCCGCCGTCGAGGCCGGCGCGGACGCGGTCGCCACCACGCTGTCCGGCTACACGCCGGCCAGCCCACCGATCGACGGGCCCGACCTCGGGCTCGTGGCGCGACTCGCCGCGCTGCTGCCCGTACCGGTGATCGCCGAGGGGCGCTACCGGACCACGGAGCAGATCAGCCGGGCCTTCGAGGCGGGCGCCCACGCGGTGGTGACGGGCAACGCCGTCACCTCACCGCTGTGGATCACCCGCCGGCTGGTTCCGGCCACCCCCCGGGCGGCGAGCGTGCCGGAGAAAAGGGAGCATCGATGA
- a CDS encoding ROK family protein, which yields MTAPVVGIDIGGTKTAVALVGPGARVLDRREATTPARGGPAAVLDTAAGLATDLLAAAGPEPVGVGTAGTVDPATGAIRYATGSLPGWAGTPVADELAARLGRSVRVTNDVAAAALGECWAGAGRGRGHVLLAAVGTGLGGAIVNAGQVVSGARGAAGQLGHLPVPGAHRLRCGCGRYGHLEAIASGTGLAAAYALTGGDPVTGREVARRAAAGDAAARQVVDRAGAALGAALAGLVALLDPDAVVVAGGAAATVLPAATAAYRAELPGGWAHVPLLPAALGADAVVVGAARFATAPIHHDGGTST from the coding sequence ATGACCGCGCCGGTCGTCGGGATCGACATCGGCGGCACCAAGACCGCCGTCGCCCTGGTCGGTCCCGGCGCGCGGGTGCTCGACCGCCGCGAGGCGACCACCCCCGCGCGCGGCGGGCCGGCCGCGGTGCTCGACACCGCCGCCGGCCTGGCCACGGACCTGCTCGCCGCCGCCGGCCCCGAACCGGTCGGGGTGGGCACCGCGGGCACCGTCGACCCGGCGACCGGCGCCATCCGGTACGCGACCGGCAGCCTGCCCGGATGGGCCGGCACCCCGGTCGCCGACGAGCTGGCCGCGCGGCTGGGCCGGTCGGTGCGCGTCACCAACGACGTCGCCGCGGCGGCGCTCGGCGAGTGCTGGGCCGGCGCCGGACGGGGCCGGGGGCACGTGTTGCTGGCCGCCGTCGGCACCGGGCTGGGCGGCGCGATCGTCAACGCCGGGCAGGTCGTGAGCGGCGCCCGGGGCGCGGCCGGCCAGCTCGGGCACCTGCCGGTCCCGGGCGCGCACCGGCTGCGCTGCGGCTGCGGCCGGTACGGGCACCTGGAGGCGATCGCCTCCGGCACCGGCCTCGCCGCCGCGTACGCGCTCACCGGCGGTGACCCGGTCACCGGGCGGGAGGTGGCGCGGCGCGCGGCGGCCGGTGACGCGGCCGCCCGGCAGGTCGTCGACCGGGCCGGCGCCGCGCTCGGCGCGGCCCTGGCCGGGCTGGTCGCCCTGCTCGACCCGGACGCGGTGGTGGTCGCCGGCGGCGCCGCCGCCACAGTGCTCCCCGCCGCGACGGCCGCCTACCGGGCGGAGCTACCCGGCGGCTGGGCACACGTGCCGCTGCTTCCCGCGGCGCTGGGCGCCGACGCGGTGGTGGTCGGCGCCGCCCGGTTCGCCACCGCACCGATCCACCACGACGGAGGAACAAGCACGTGA
- a CDS encoding carbohydrate ABC transporter permease, with the protein MNRDLSRRTKLVLYGVLMVLAVPFVFPTWWMVTSSLKPVADIFSFPPQLLPTDPRLDAYRRVFELQPFGQQYLNSLYIALLVTVGTLAVASLAGYAFARIRFRGQNVLFLVVLAGLLIPSEVTIVPLFQMFFKLDLIDTHWPLILVPIFGAPSVLATFIMRQFFISLPGELEEAARVDGLGRFATFWKIALPLSRPALGAVAIFTFLHSWNLYLEPIVFLSSPEKFTLPQALTQFVDAYGGPMWDVQLAAASMTALPVLAVFVIAQKQFVEGLAHTGLKG; encoded by the coding sequence ATGAATCGTGACCTGTCCCGGCGGACCAAGCTGGTCCTTTACGGGGTGCTGATGGTCCTGGCCGTCCCGTTCGTGTTCCCCACCTGGTGGATGGTCACCTCGTCGCTGAAGCCGGTGGCGGACATCTTCTCCTTCCCGCCGCAGCTGCTGCCGACCGATCCGCGGCTGGACGCGTACCGGCGGGTGTTCGAGCTGCAGCCGTTCGGGCAGCAGTACCTCAACAGCCTCTACATCGCGCTGCTGGTCACCGTCGGCACGCTGGCCGTGGCGTCGCTGGCCGGGTACGCGTTCGCGCGGATCCGGTTCCGGGGACAGAACGTGCTGTTCCTGGTCGTCCTCGCGGGCCTGCTCATCCCGAGCGAGGTGACGATCGTGCCGCTGTTCCAGATGTTCTTCAAGCTCGACCTGATCGACACCCACTGGCCGCTGATCCTGGTACCGATCTTCGGGGCGCCGAGCGTGCTGGCGACGTTCATCATGCGGCAGTTCTTCATCAGCCTCCCCGGGGAACTGGAGGAGGCGGCGCGGGTCGACGGGCTGGGACGCTTCGCCACGTTCTGGAAGATCGCGCTTCCGCTGTCCCGGCCCGCGCTCGGCGCGGTGGCCATCTTCACGTTCCTGCACAGCTGGAACCTGTACCTGGAACCGATTGTGTTCCTCTCCTCGCCGGAGAAGTTCACCCTGCCGCAGGCGCTCACCCAGTTCGTCGACGCATACGGCGGTCCGATGTGGGATGTCCAGCTCGCGGCGGCGTCGATGACCGCGCTGCCGGTGCTGGCGGTGTTCGTCATCGCGCAGAAGCAGTTCGTCGAAGGCCTCGCGCACACCGGTCTGAAGGGATGA